CATCATCACCATGGTTTTCGACGGGCTGCATACCCGCCTGGATCCAGGCTCGGCCTGATGGGGAAGCGCCGGCTGCTGTGGGCGGCCCTGGCAGTTGCAGGGCTCGTCCTGGCCGCTTACGGCGTGGTGGTGGTCAGCGACGTCCTCAGCCAGGACACCGTCTGCGACTGGGCAGTACGCCGCAGCAGCTGCCCGTAACCCAGCGTCCCCCGGCAGCTATTTGGCCACCAGGGTCAGCACGTCGTAGGTGGCTACCAGCTCATCGTCCTGGTTGGTGAGCACCGCGTCCCACGCCACTTCGCCGTAGTCGTCGGTCTCCCGCGGCGTGATTTTCTTGGCGGTCAGCGTGACCCGGATGGCGTCGCCCGCAGCCACAGGAGTGATGAAGCGCAGGTTCTCCAGCCCGTAGTTCGCCAGTACCGGACCGGGCGCCGGGTCCACGAACAGGCCCGCACCCCAGGACAGCAGCAGGTAGCCGTGCGCCACAATGCCCGGGAAAAACGGATTGGCCTCGGCCGCGGCCTGGTCGGTGTGGGCGTAGAACGTGTCGCCGGTGGTCTCGGCGAAGGCACTGATGTCCGCCCGGGTCACCGTGCGCAGCCCGGAGCGCACGGCGTCGCCCACCCGCAGCTCGCTCAGCGGCTTGCGGAAGGGATGGCCGGCGTCGAACCGCTGGTCCGCACCCGTGTGCCAAATGCCGGTGAGGGCGGTGAGCATGTTCGGCGAGCCCTGCACGGCGGTGCGCTGCATGTAATGCAGCACCGCGCGGATGCCGCCCAGCTCCTCTCCCCCGCCCGCCCGCCCGGGACCGCCGTGGACCAGGTGCGGCACCGGGGAGCCGTGGCCGGTGGAACTCGCCGCATCCTCCCGGTTCAGGATCAGCACCCGCCCATGGTGCCCGGCAATGCCGGCGAGCACTTCGGCGGCCACCTGCGGATCATTGGTGCAGACGGTGGCCACGAGCGACCCGCCCCCGCGGGCAGCCAGCCGGACGGCGTCGGCCACACTGTCATAGCCGACCACCGACGCAACGGGTCCGAAGGCCTCCACACTGTGCAGTGCGTCCGCGTCCTTGTTGTCCCAGGTCAGCAGCACCGGTTCCATAAAGGCGCCCGACGGCGCCGGGCCGGTACTGCCGTCGGCAAGTACGACGTCGGGTGCCTCCAGCGAGCCGAGCGCCAGCGTCCCGCCGGCGGCGAGCAGTTCACGGACGGCACCGCGGACACCGTCGAGCTGCTCGGTGGACGCCAGCGGCCCCATGGTCACCTGCGCGGCCCGTGGATCGCCCAGCACCACCCGCTCCCGGATGCGGTCCGCGGCGGCGGCTACGACGTCGTCCACCAGTTCCCGCGGCACCAGGGCCCGGCGGATGCTGGTGCATTTCTGGCCGGCCTTGACCGTCACCTCGGTGACCAGCGATTCGATGTAGGCCTCGAACTCAGGGGTGCCGGGCACGGCGTCGGGTCCCAGGATGGCGGCGTTGAGTGAATCCGTTTCGGCCGTGAAACGAACGCCTCCCACCGCCACATTGGGATGCGCACGCAGCTTTTCGGCGGTGGACGCCGAGCCGGTGAAGGAGACCAGGTCCCGGTAGTCCAGGTGGTCCAGCAGGTCCCGCGCCGGGCCGGAGATCAGCTGCAGCGACCCGGGAGGCAGGATCCCGGACGCCACGATCAGCCGCACGGCTGCGGCGGCCAGGTAGCCGGTGGGCGTGGCGGGTTTGACGATGCTCGGCACCCCCGCGAGGAAGGCCGGCGCCAGTTTTTCCAGCAGGCCCCATACCGGGAAGTTGAAGGCGTTGATCTGCACGGCGGTGCCGGGCAGGCGGGTGTAGATGTGTTCGCCAAGGAAAGACCCGTCCCGGGACAGCCGTTCCACCGCGCCGTCGGTGATGACCGTGGCGTTGGGCAGCTCGCGGCGCCCCTTGGACCCGTAGGCGAAGAGCACTCCGATGCCGCCGTCAATGTCCACCAGGGAGTCCTTGCGGGTGGCCCCGGAGCGGGCGGACACCTCGTACAGTTCCTCCCGGCGGGCGTTGAGGAAACCGGCCAGTTCCTTGAGCAGCAGGGCCCGCTGGTGGAAGGTGTACTTCCCCAGTTCGGTCTGGCCGGTGCTGCGGGCATGTTCGACGGCGGCGGCCGTGTCCAGCCCGTCCGTACTGACCCGGGCCAGCAGCTCCCCGGTGCTGGCGTCCCGCACCTCGGTTCCGGGCCCGCCGTCACGGGGAGACCACCAGGCGTCCCGGACGTAGCTGGGTACGTAGTCAACGTCGAGGGCTGTTGCCGTCATGGGAAAACCTTTCGCACGGGACGCGTCCTGCCGGGCACCGTTGCCCGGGACTGCTGGAATGTACCGACGGGCCTGCAAGAAGCCAGCGATTACTGACCATACGGTCGGTATATCGCCAGCGTAGCGCAGAGGTGCATTGCGCCACACCCCTCCGGGCAGCATTCCGGCCGCTCATGCTGCCCGGGTTATCGATGGAAAACCTGCCGCCAGGGAACCGGATACGGGATTGGCGATTGCCGCATGCCCTGCGCTGGGAAAGACTGTCCGCCTTGGAGCCGTTGATTCCGCTGCCCGAAGGAGTGCAAAGATGAGCCCTCGCCCAGGTCTTTACCGCCGTTCACCCGGTGTCCCTTTCCGCAGTCCGTTCCGCCTCCCGTTCCGCCGTTCATTCCGCGGCGGGAGGCTCGGTGTCCTGGCCCTGGCTGCGGCGGCGCTCCTGGCCGGCGGTGCGTCGTCCGCCGCGGCAGACGGTCCGGCAGGCGGCTCCCCGGGCAACTTCGGCGGGGACTCCGTGCAGCACCGGGGCGGAGACGGCCACGGGCACGGCCGGGGCCACGGCGGCGGGCACGGCGGCGGGCACGGCTGGGGCCGCGACGTCGACTATGTGGCCTTCGGAGACTCCTATGCCGCCGGCTACGGCGGCGGTCCCGTGCTGGATGCCTGCGGCCGCACGGAACAGGGCTATCCCGCGCTGCTGGACGCCCGGCGGCGCGTGGATCTGGAAGCCGATGCCACCTGCGCCGGCGCCACCGCCCTGACCACCCCGGCTGACGCACCGGTGGACCTGCCCGAACAGATCAGCAACGCGGCGGCCAGCGGCACGCTCAACGACCGGACCGACGTCGTGACCGTGACCATCGGCGGCAACGACGTCCGGTTCGGCACCGTGGTGGCCGCCTGCGCCGGGACCCAGCTTCCGGCCACCTGCGCACCGGCCATCGAGCAGGCCAGCACCTACGCCTCGACGGTCCTGGCTCCCCAGCTGGCGGCGGAATTCGCCCGGATAGCCGAGGCAGCCCCGCGCGCCACCCTGGTGGTCACCGGATACCCGCACCTGTTCGAAACCGGTGCGCCGGGCCCGCTCAGCGCGGAGGCGCAGGCCCTGTTCAACGCCGGAACCGACGCCCTGAATGCGGTCATCGCCGGACAGGTTCCCGAGGACGGCGTTTTTGTGGACGTGGTGGACGAATTCGCCGGACACGGAGTGGGATCCGCCGATTCCTGGATTCGCTTCGAAGGCGGCCCGTTCGACCTGCATCCCACCGAGACCGGTTACCGGGACGGCTACACCGCGGCCATCCTGGCGGATGCCGGCAGCGAATTCCGGACCGGGTGCCGGGGCCGCGGCTAGTCTTCGCAGCTAGCTGCCCAGCACGTCCGCCAGGTCGAACTTCACGGGTTCCTCCAGCTGGGCGTAGGTGCAGGACTCCGGCGAGCGGTCAGGCCGCCAGCGCACGAAGCTCGCCACATGCCGGAACCGATTCCCTTCCATGTGGTCGTACTTCACCTCCACCACCCGCTCCGGACGCAGCGGCACAAAGGAGAGATCCTTCTTGCCGCTCCAGCGGCTGCCTTCCGAGTTGCGGGGCGTGCGGGTGCCGGCCTCCTGCTCCTCCGACGCCCAGGGGTGCCCTTCTTCGCCCGCCACCAGCGGCTGGAGCTCCTGGAACAGCTCCCGGCGCCGGTCCATGGAGAAGGCTCCGGCAACGCCCACGTTGGTGAGCTCGCCGTCGTCGTTGTAAATGCCCAGCAGCAGCGAACCGATGAGGTCCGGGCCGGACTTGTGCACCCGGTAGCCGGCCAGCACGCAGTCAGCGGTGCGCTCATGCTT
This Arthrobacter sp. zg-Y20 DNA region includes the following protein-coding sequences:
- the paaZ gene encoding phenylacetic acid degradation bifunctional protein PaaZ, yielding MTATALDVDYVPSYVRDAWWSPRDGGPGTEVRDASTGELLARVSTDGLDTAAAVEHARSTGQTELGKYTFHQRALLLKELAGFLNARREELYEVSARSGATRKDSLVDIDGGIGVLFAYGSKGRRELPNATVITDGAVERLSRDGSFLGEHIYTRLPGTAVQINAFNFPVWGLLEKLAPAFLAGVPSIVKPATPTGYLAAAAVRLIVASGILPPGSLQLISGPARDLLDHLDYRDLVSFTGSASTAEKLRAHPNVAVGGVRFTAETDSLNAAILGPDAVPGTPEFEAYIESLVTEVTVKAGQKCTSIRRALVPRELVDDVVAAAADRIRERVVLGDPRAAQVTMGPLASTEQLDGVRGAVRELLAAGGTLALGSLEAPDVVLADGSTGPAPSGAFMEPVLLTWDNKDADALHSVEAFGPVASVVGYDSVADAVRLAARGGGSLVATVCTNDPQVAAEVLAGIAGHHGRVLILNREDAASSTGHGSPVPHLVHGGPGRAGGGEELGGIRAVLHYMQRTAVQGSPNMLTALTGIWHTGADQRFDAGHPFRKPLSELRVGDAVRSGLRTVTRADISAFAETTGDTFYAHTDQAAAEANPFFPGIVAHGYLLLSWGAGLFVDPAPGPVLANYGLENLRFITPVAAGDAIRVTLTAKKITPRETDDYGEVAWDAVLTNQDDELVATYDVLTLVAK
- a CDS encoding SGNH/GDSL hydrolase family protein, yielding MSPRPGLYRRSPGVPFRSPFRLPFRRSFRGGRLGVLALAAAALLAGGASSAAADGPAGGSPGNFGGDSVQHRGGDGHGHGRGHGGGHGGGHGWGRDVDYVAFGDSYAAGYGGGPVLDACGRTEQGYPALLDARRRVDLEADATCAGATALTTPADAPVDLPEQISNAAASGTLNDRTDVVTVTIGGNDVRFGTVVAACAGTQLPATCAPAIEQASTYASTVLAPQLAAEFARIAEAAPRATLVVTGYPHLFETGAPGPLSAEAQALFNAGTDALNAVIAGQVPEDGVFVDVVDEFAGHGVGSADSWIRFEGGPFDLHPTETGYRDGYTAAILADAGSEFRTGCRGRG